One Deinococcus multiflagellatus DNA window includes the following coding sequences:
- a CDS encoding flavin reductase family protein, translating to MTEPQSMTGGLSPLEFRQTLGRFASGVTIITAADGQERRGMTASAFVSVSLQPPLILVSVDNRAQMHALLSRPEVTHFGVSVLSAAQRHLSDHFAGRPGPEELVPWFEHEGLPLIGGAVAQLVCRKHEVIPAGDHTLYLGFVDYSRYTDDDPLVYFRGQYHELG from the coding sequence ATGACTGAACCGCAGTCCATGACCGGTGGCCTTTCGCCCCTGGAGTTCCGGCAGACGCTGGGCCGCTTTGCCAGCGGCGTGACCATCATCACGGCGGCCGACGGCCAGGAGCGCCGAGGCATGACCGCCAGCGCCTTTGTGTCGGTCAGCCTGCAGCCGCCCCTGATTCTGGTCAGCGTGGACAACCGCGCCCAGATGCACGCGCTGCTCTCGCGCCCGGAGGTCACGCACTTTGGGGTCAGTGTGCTCTCGGCAGCGCAGCGCCACCTCAGCGACCACTTTGCCGGGCGTCCGGGCCCCGAGGAACTGGTGCCCTGGTTCGAGCACGAGGGCCTGCCCCTGATTGGCGGCGCGGTGGCGCAGCTGGTGTGCCGCAAGCACGAGGTGATCCCGGCCGGCGACCACACCCTCTACCTGGGCTTCGTGGACTACAGCCGCTACACCGACGACGACCCCCTGGTGTACTTCCGGGGCCAGTACCACGAGCTGGGTTAA
- a CDS encoding glycoside hydrolase family 10 protein — protein sequence MALSLLRRAVFVSLVLGGAGAQAPATPPAPVPPAAAPGAALPGAALRGLWVDAFGPGLHTPAQVKQTVEDAARLGVNTLFVQAIRRADCLCLNASVPPVSDPELAPGFDPLAAVTAQAHARGMKVIAWVSVTGAANTAKPNTRPGHVFRTHGPAAGAASWLSRRPDGSWQEGRDAWLDPAIPGAADHMAQAVLSLVRRYPVDGVQLDRIRYPDGGAWGYDPKTLARYRAETGRPGTPAPSDPAWQAWKRQQVSFLVRRIALEAKALNPELWISAATITYQTPPADLAAFQTTRTYADVLQDWPGWMRAGWLDLNVLMNYKRDPLPEQAGWFDGWNAFARRVAVRSDGAPVAVAAGTAMYLNSPAVTAAQATRALNAGLGWVGYSYRTPTLDVYGERQSAAQGLRAVREVLRAPGGALAAPGPWTEAAPVARGLLGRITGLTVPGGQRVQAWQGGALVAEADTDANGYYGFAALPPGPTEVRVGGQRWTETVPAKGVVRLPDLLLRDLKAVPAAPVPALPPARP from the coding sequence ATGGCTCTCTCCCTGCTGCGCCGCGCCGTCTTCGTGTCTCTCGTGCTGGGGGGGGCAGGGGCACAGGCCCCGGCCACGCCCCCGGCGCCTGTGCCGCCCGCTGCGGCGCCCGGGGCCGCCCTTCCCGGCGCGGCGCTGCGCGGCCTGTGGGTGGACGCCTTTGGGCCAGGGCTGCACACCCCGGCCCAGGTGAAACAGACGGTGGAGGACGCCGCTCGCCTGGGTGTGAACACCCTGTTTGTGCAGGCCATCCGCCGCGCCGACTGCCTGTGCCTGAACGCCAGCGTGCCCCCGGTCTCCGACCCGGAACTGGCGCCGGGGTTCGACCCGCTGGCTGCCGTGACGGCCCAGGCGCACGCGCGGGGCATGAAGGTGATCGCCTGGGTCAGCGTGACGGGCGCGGCCAACACCGCCAAGCCCAATACCCGCCCCGGGCATGTGTTCCGCACGCACGGCCCGGCGGCGGGCGCGGCCTCGTGGCTTTCGCGCCGCCCGGACGGCAGCTGGCAGGAGGGCCGCGACGCGTGGCTGGACCCCGCCATCCCGGGCGCCGCCGACCACATGGCCCAGGCGGTGCTGAGTCTGGTGCGCCGCTACCCGGTGGACGGCGTGCAACTGGACCGCATCCGCTATCCCGACGGCGGCGCCTGGGGCTACGACCCCAAGACGCTGGCCCGCTACCGCGCCGAAACCGGCCGCCCCGGCACACCGGCCCCCAGCGACCCGGCGTGGCAGGCCTGGAAACGCCAGCAGGTGTCCTTTCTGGTGCGGCGCATTGCCCTGGAAGCCAAGGCCCTGAACCCAGAACTCTGGATCAGCGCGGCCACCATCACCTACCAGACACCGCCGGCCGACCTCGCCGCGTTTCAGACCACGCGCACCTACGCCGACGTGCTGCAGGACTGGCCCGGCTGGATGCGCGCGGGGTGGCTGGACCTGAACGTGCTGATGAACTACAAGCGCGACCCCCTACCCGAGCAGGCCGGCTGGTTTGACGGCTGGAACGCCTTTGCGCGCCGGGTGGCGGTGCGCTCGGACGGCGCCCCGGTGGCGGTGGCCGCTGGCACCGCGATGTACCTGAATTCGCCCGCTGTCACCGCCGCGCAGGCCACGCGCGCCCTGAACGCCGGGCTGGGCTGGGTGGGTTACTCGTACCGCACGCCCACGCTGGATGTGTACGGCGAGCGCCAGAGCGCCGCCCAGGGCCTGCGGGCGGTGCGCGAGGTGCTGCGCGCCCCGGGCGGGGCCCTAGCCGCCCCCGGGCCCTGGACCGAGGCCGCGCCAGTGGCCCGGGGACTGCTGGGCCGCATTACGGGTCTGACGGTGCCCGGCGGCCAGCGCGTGCAGGCGTGGCAGGGCGGCGCGCTGGTGGCCGAAGCCGACACCGATGCCAATGGGTATTACGGCTTTGCGGCCCTGCCCCCCGGCCCCACTGAGGTGCGCGTGGGCGGCCAGCGCTGGACCGAGACGGTGCCCGCCAAAGGGGTGGTGCGCCTGCCGGACCTGCTGCTGCGCGACCTGAAGGCGGTGCCGGCGGCGCCGGTCCCGGCTCTTCCCCCCGCACGGCCATAG
- a CDS encoding metallophosphoesterase family protein: MIRLAILADLHANLAATLAVHADLQRRGLTDIWVLGDLVGKGPRPREVVDWTQAHATRVIQGNWDARVAGATHRPQDLWPRSKLSPAALGYLSALPYGIEEQFGGAWWRFVHASSRGLFHRLYPHSSLHDQLEAFAPNAQFGLKEHADALVYADMHEALMLDVEGRPLINCGSVGNPLDSTLPCYLVLEFDPHGPAHSATYVRLTYDRDEEIAAAEASDMPFIREYIAELLTGAYQKRRARTGE; this comes from the coding sequence ATGATTCGCCTCGCCATCCTTGCGGACCTGCACGCCAATCTGGCGGCCACGCTCGCAGTTCACGCAGACCTTCAGCGGCGCGGCCTCACGGACATCTGGGTGCTGGGCGATCTGGTGGGCAAGGGCCCGCGCCCGCGTGAGGTGGTGGACTGGACCCAGGCCCACGCCACGCGCGTGATTCAGGGCAACTGGGACGCCCGGGTGGCCGGCGCCACCCACCGCCCCCAGGACCTGTGGCCGCGCAGCAAACTCAGCCCCGCTGCCCTGGGTTACCTCTCGGCACTGCCCTACGGCATAGAGGAGCAGTTTGGCGGCGCGTGGTGGCGCTTTGTGCACGCCAGCAGCCGGGGCCTGTTTCACCGCCTGTACCCGCACAGCAGCCTGCACGATCAGCTGGAAGCCTTTGCACCAAATGCGCAGTTTGGCCTGAAGGAGCACGCCGACGCCCTGGTCTACGCCGACATGCACGAGGCCCTGATGCTGGATGTGGAGGGCCGGCCCCTGATCAACTGCGGCAGCGTGGGCAATCCCCTGGATTCCACGCTGCCCTGCTATCTGGTGCTGGAATTTGATCCCCACGGCCCGGCCCACAGCGCCACCTACGTCCGCCTGACCTACGACCGCGACGAGGAAATCGCGGCGGCCGAGGCCAGCGACATGCCCTTTATCCGCGAGTACATTGCCGAGTTGCTGACGGGGGCGTACCAGAAGCGGCGGGCGCGGACAGGGGAGTAA